One genomic segment of Nitrospiria bacterium includes these proteins:
- a CDS encoding heavy metal translocating P-type ATPase gives MEDEPHRHSKIEDETVGTGATPTVTDPVCGMEIPPSDAVGTQSYNGRTYYFCNESCLERFREDPRRFLEPPDADHRPEAAAGSDYICPMDPDVRQKDPGACPKCGMVLEPETVTAPATRTEYVCPMHPEVVQDHPGACPICGMALEPRTVTVEEVNPELIDMSRRLWIGLGLTLPLFLSAMSDLIPGEPLMRIIPSQILSWIEWALATPVVLWAGWPFFERGWRSIVNRSLNMFTLIAIGTGTAYLYSVFATLFPDFFPESFRHAHGQVGVYFEAAAVITVLVLLGQVLELRARSRTSAAIRSLLNLAPKTARRFREDGTEEDVSLDSVKPGDRLRVRPGEGIPVDGVVIEGSSSIDESMITGEAIPVEKGPGKRVTGGTINGAGGFIMCAERVGSDTLLARIVRMVSEAQRSRAPIQRLADTVSGYFVPIVILTAVVTFMVWALAGPDPRMVYALVNAVAVLIIACPCALGLATPMSIMVGTGRGATAGVLFKNAEALELLEKIDTLVLDKTGTLTEGRPRLDTVLALSGASEDEVLKLAAGLERGSEHPLAAAIVAGAREKNLALESPHDFRSITGKGVVGKIGGRDVALGNPALFEELGIPPGELAERCEPLRMEGRTVVWLAVGSQPAGLIGVSDPIKASTPEAIAALKGYGIRTVMLTGDNRTTAEAVARKLGLDEVAAEVLPDRKADAIKRLQSDGRIVAMAGDGINDAPALARAHVGIAMGTGTDVAIESAGVTLVKGDLRGIVRAIRLSRGTMKNIRQNLFFAFIYNSLGVPIAAGVLYPAFGLLLSPMIAAAAMSFSSVSVITNALRLRRLSL, from the coding sequence ATGGAAGACGAACCCCATCGGCATTCTAAAATCGAAGACGAGACGGTCGGAACGGGGGCGACGCCGACCGTGACGGATCCCGTCTGCGGGATGGAGATCCCGCCGTCGGACGCGGTCGGGACCCAATCCTACAACGGCCGGACCTATTATTTCTGCAACGAGTCCTGCCTCGAACGGTTCCGAGAAGATCCCCGACGCTTTCTGGAGCCGCCGGATGCCGATCACCGGCCCGAAGCGGCGGCCGGAAGCGACTACATCTGCCCGATGGACCCGGACGTCCGCCAAAAAGACCCCGGCGCCTGCCCGAAATGCGGCATGGTACTGGAACCGGAGACCGTTACGGCGCCGGCCACGCGAACCGAATACGTCTGTCCGATGCATCCCGAAGTCGTCCAGGATCATCCGGGCGCCTGCCCGATCTGCGGCATGGCGCTTGAGCCGCGAACGGTTACGGTCGAGGAAGTCAATCCGGAGCTGATCGATATGTCCCGACGGTTGTGGATCGGCCTTGGTCTAACCCTTCCGCTTTTCCTGTCGGCGATGTCGGATCTCATCCCGGGTGAACCGCTCATGCGGATCATCCCGTCGCAGATTCTGAGTTGGATCGAATGGGCGCTTGCGACGCCGGTCGTGTTATGGGCCGGTTGGCCGTTTTTCGAGCGCGGGTGGCGGTCCATCGTGAATCGCAGTCTGAACATGTTCACGCTGATCGCGATCGGGACCGGAACGGCCTATCTCTACAGCGTCTTTGCAACGCTCTTTCCGGATTTCTTCCCGGAATCCTTCCGCCATGCGCATGGCCAGGTCGGGGTTTACTTCGAAGCGGCCGCCGTGATCACGGTCCTGGTCCTGCTGGGTCAGGTGCTCGAGCTTCGCGCACGCTCACGCACCAGCGCCGCAATCCGTTCTCTCCTGAACCTTGCGCCAAAAACCGCGCGGCGCTTTCGTGAAGACGGGACCGAGGAGGATGTTTCGCTCGATAGTGTGAAGCCCGGCGACCGGCTCCGCGTCCGCCCGGGCGAGGGGATTCCGGTGGACGGGGTTGTTATCGAAGGAAGCAGCTCGATCGACGAATCGATGATCACGGGCGAGGCGATCCCGGTCGAGAAAGGGCCGGGAAAACGCGTCACGGGCGGGACGATCAACGGCGCCGGCGGCTTCATCATGTGCGCGGAACGGGTCGGAAGCGACACGCTTCTGGCGCGGATCGTTCGGATGGTGAGCGAGGCCCAGCGCTCCCGCGCCCCGATCCAGCGGCTGGCCGACACCGTTTCGGGTTACTTTGTTCCAATCGTCATCCTGACGGCCGTCGTCACGTTCATGGTCTGGGCGCTTGCCGGTCCCGATCCGCGGATGGTCTACGCGCTGGTGAACGCCGTCGCGGTTTTGATTATCGCCTGTCCCTGCGCGCTGGGGCTGGCCACGCCGATGTCCATCATGGTCGGGACCGGTCGGGGCGCGACCGCGGGGGTGCTGTTCAAAAACGCCGAGGCGCTGGAGCTTTTGGAGAAGATCGACACCCTCGTCCTGGACAAGACCGGGACCTTGACCGAGGGCCGGCCGCGGCTCGACACGGTCCTTGCGCTGTCGGGCGCAAGCGAGGACGAAGTTTTAAAACTGGCCGCCGGTCTTGAGCGGGGCAGCGAGCACCCGCTGGCGGCGGCGATCGTGGCCGGTGCCCGGGAGAAAAACCTTGCGCTCGAATCCCCCCACGATTTTCGGTCGATCACGGGAAAAGGCGTGGTCGGAAAAATCGGCGGCCGTGACGTCGCGCTCGGCAACCCTGCGCTCTTTGAAGAGCTCGGGATACCGCCGGGCGAGCTGGCCGAACGGTGCGAACCTCTCCGGATGGAAGGCCGGACCGTGGTCTGGCTTGCGGTCGGGAGTCAACCGGCCGGTCTGATCGGTGTTTCGGATCCGATCAAAGCGTCGACGCCCGAAGCGATCGCGGCCCTGAAAGGCTATGGCATACGGACCGTGATGTTGACCGGAGACAACCGCACGACGGCCGAGGCGGTGGCCCGCAAACTGGGGCTGGACGAGGTGGCGGCCGAGGTGCTTCCGGACCGGAAGGCCGACGCAATCAAGCGCCTTCAATCCGACGGCCGGATCGTGGCGATGGCCGGGGATGGGATCAACGACGCCCCGGCGCTGGCCCGGGCCCATGTCGGGATCGCGATGGGCACCGGCACGGATGTCGCGATCGAGAGCGCCGGGGTGACGCTGGTGAAGGGCGATCTTCGCGGGATCGTCCGCGCGATCCGGCTTTCACGCGGCACGATGAAGAACATCCGCCAGAACCTTTTCTTCGCGTTCATCTATAACAGCCTGGGCGTCCCGATCGCGGCCGGCGTGCTCTATCCGGCCTTCGGCCTGCTCTTAAGCCCGATGATCGCCGCGGCCGCGATGAGCTTCAGCTCGGTCTCGGTCATCACCAACGCCCTACGCCTCCGGCGCTTGTCGCTTTGA